In Panacibacter microcysteis, the genomic stretch CTGTGCTTATTCCACAAAAAGCAACCTTCGAAATTCTTGACAAAAAGTATGTGTTCGTTGTAACCAAAGACAGTACAGTAAAGCAAAAAGAGATTACGATCGGGCCCGATATGGAAGACCTCTACATCGTTACCGGCGGCTTATCAGAGAATGATAAAGTATTACTGGAAGGCCTGCGCAAAGTAAAAGACAGCGACAAAATAAGATACGAATATAAAAAGCCGGAAGAAGTAATCACACACCTCAAAGTACGGGCTGAATAATTATTGGACCTCAAAAACAAGAACCATGTTTAATAAATTCATGAAGAGGCCGGTACTTGCCATAATACTATCCTTAGTTATTATGTTCATGGGTGTGCTGGCTATTAAAACACTTCCTATATCCCAGTTTCCTTCCATTGCACCGCCGATGGTGGTGGTGAACGTAGCTTATCCCGGTGCAAGTGCGAAAGTATTGGTTGAGTCTGTACTCATTCCCATGGAAAAATCCATCAATGGTGCACCGGGTATGAAGTATATGACGTCTGATGCAACAAGTGCCGGTGAGGCAACCATACAGGTGGTGTTCGATCTTGGTACAGATCCTAACCAGGCGATGGTTAGCGTAAAAACAAGAATAGAGCAGGTTACCAACAGATTACCGGTGCTGGTACAAAGAGAAGGGTTGGTGGTAAGCTATACTTCACCCAATATGCTGATGTATGTAAACCTCTACAGTACCGACCCAAAGGCAGATCAGAAGTTCCTGTACAATTTTGCAGGTGTTAATATTATCAATGAGCTAAGCCGACTTTCAGGCGTAGGCAGTGCCAAAATTCTCGGCAGCCGTCAATACGCCATGCGTATCTGGCTAAAACCGGATCGAATGAGGGCATACAACGTTTCTACAGACGAAGTAATGGAAGCATTGGCCGAGCAGAGCGTAATTGGCTCGCCGGGTCGGTTAGGGCAGGCAACGGGTAAACGTTCCCAGTCACTCGAATATGTATTAACGTACCAGGGCCGGTATAACTCAACCGATCAGTACGAAAACGTAATCATACGATCGAACCCCAATGGCGAAATACTGCACCTGAAAGATATTGCAGAAGTAGAACTCGGCAGTGAGTTTTATGATATCTACTCGAACCTGGACGGGCACCCGTCTGCAGCTATTACACTTAAACAAACATATGGCAGTAATGCCAGCGATGTAATCAAAGAAGTAAAAGAAAAGCTGGAAGAGATTAAGAAAGAATCTTTCCCGCCGGGTATGGATTACCAGATCAGCTACGATGTATCGAGCTTCCTCGATGCATCCATCGAAAAAGTAATACACACCCTCGCAGAAGCTTTTATACTCGTGGCATTGGTGGTGTTTATTTTTCTTGGCGACTGGCGCTCTACGCTTATACCTACACTGGCCGTACCCGTTTCACTGATTGGTGCATTCATCTTTATGCAGCTATTCGGACTAACCATTAATCTCATAACATTGTTCGCGCTGGTATTGGCCATTGGTATCGTGGTAGATAATGCCATTGTGGTGGTGGAAGCCGTCCATACAAAAATGGCGGAAAAACACCTTTCGCCCTACCAGGCTTCCAAAGAAGTTTTGCATGAGATTACCGGAGCCATCATCGCTATTACCCTGCTGATGACGGCGGTGTTCATACCCGTTGCATTCATGTCCGGCCCCGTGGGTATTTTTTACAGGCAGTTCTCTATTACCATGGCAACATCAATTGTCATCTCTGGTTTTGTAGCTTTAACGCTTACGCCGGTGTTATGTGCCATGATCCTGAAAAACACCCATGGCAAACCACGCAGGAAAACACCGGTAAACAGGCTGATAGATGGCTTTAACAACTGGTTTGAAAGGGTTACAGGGCGTTACACAAATTTCCTTCAAAAGATCGTTGACAGGCGGGTAGTTACCTGGGGCTTGCTCATTGCCTTCTGTGTGGGTATATGGGTAACCTCGAATACACTGCCTTCCGGGTTTATTCCCAACGAAGACCAGGGGATGATCTATGCCATCATTCAAACGCCGCCGGGTTCTACGCTTGAGAGAACAAATGATGTGGCAGGCGACCTGCAGAAAATAGCGCTGAAGGTGGATGGTGTGCAATCTGTATCTGCACTTGCAGGTTATGAGGTATTAACAGAGGGTCGCGGTTCTAATGCCGGTACCTGTCTTATTAACCTGAAAGACTGGAACGACAGAAAACATTCTGCTGTTGAAATCATTGAAGAACTGGAAGAAAAAGCCAAAGAAATTCCGGGTGCAACCATAGAATTCTTCCAGCCACCCGCTGTTCCGGGTTATGGCGCTGCGGGCGGTTTTTCATTGCGTTTGTTAGATAAAACAAATACTGACAATGACAAGGAATTTGAAAAGGTGAATAACGATTTTATGGCCGAGTTGAAGAAGCGCAAGGAACTCACCGGCCTTTTTTCCTTCTTTGCCACCAACTATCCGCAATATGAACTGGAGATTGATAACAAGGCAGCCATGCAAAAAGGCGTCTCCATCGGGAAAGCGTTAGATAATCTTTCCATACTTATCGGCAGTACGTATGAGCTTGGCTTTATCAAGTTTGGTATGTTTTACAAAGTGTATGTACAGGCTGCGCCTGAATACCGGCAATTGCCCGATGACATCCTGAAACTCTATGTTAAAAACGACCGCGATGAAATGGTGCCTTATTCATCTTTCCTCAAGATCAAAAAAACACAGGGCATGAACGAAATGACGCGGTTTAATATGTATCCCTCAGCAGCCATCAATGGTGCACCGGCCTCCGGTTATAGCAGTGGCGAAGCCATCAAAGCCATACAGGAAGTAGCAGAGAAAACTTTACCGCGTGGCTACGGTATAGACTGGCTTGGGCTATCCAAAGATGAGGTTAGCCGCGGTAATGAAGCCTTGTACATTTTCCTTATTGTACTGGCCTTTGTGTATATGGTACTTGCAGCGCAATACGAAAGCTTCCTGTTGCCGCTGGCCGTTATTCTTTCTTTACCTGTTGGTGTGTTTGGCGCATTCCTTTTAATTAAACTCATGGGTTTATCAAACGATATCTATGCGCAGGTTGGACTGGTAATGCTGGTTGGTTTGCTTGGTAAAAATGCAGTGTTGATCGTGGAATTTGCGGTGCAGAAAAGACAACACGGCGCTACCATACTCGAAGCAGCTATTGAAGGTGCAAAAACACGTTTCAGACCTATCCTGATGACCTCTTTTGCCTTTATCGCCGGTCTTATACCACTGGTGTTTGCCAGTGGCCCCGGTGCATTGGGTAACAGAACCATTGGTGCATCTTCTGCCGGTGGTATGTTGCTCGGAACAGTGTTCGGTGTAATCGTTGTGCCGGGGTTGTACTACATTTTTGCAAAACTGGCAGATGGCAAACACATGATACGCGATGAAGATGAAGTTCCTTTAACCGAAGAAATCGATCACAATGTTTAAACACACAAGAAACAAATATATAGCCGTGGCTATTGTAGCCGTTGGTTTTACGGCATGTAAAATACCTGCTGTGGTGCAAAAGGCTGAAAATACAACTACACCTGCGGTTTACAACAACACGCAGGATACAGCAGACACAACCAACGCAGCGCAGTTGAAATGGCCGGCATTCTTTACAGACCCTTATTTGCAAACGCTGATAGATACTGCTATAAAGAACAACCAGGAATTGAACATCACCCTGCAGGAAATTGCTATTGCACGCAACGAGATCAGCGCACGAAAAGGTGAATATCTTCCTTTTGCAGGCATACGGGCAGGTGCAGGTATTGACAAAAAAGCCCGCTACACCAATCTTGGTGCAATGGAGGCCACCACGGAAATAAAACCCGGTAAGGAAATGCCGGACCCATTGCCGGATTTTATGTTCGGTCTTTCTGCCAATTGGGAACTTGATATATGGAGCAAATTGCACAACGCCAAAAAAGCGGCTGTTACAAGATATCTTTCCACACAGGCAGGAAGAAATTTTGTAATCACCAATCTTGTTGCCGAGATAGCCAATTCGTATTACGAATTGCTGGCGCTCGATAACCAACTGGCGATTGTAAAGCAAAACATCGACATACAGAACAACGCCTTTAAGATTGTAAAACTGCAGAAAGAAGCTACAAGGGTTACAGAGCTTGCGGTACGCAGGTTTGAAGCAGAAGTAATGTACACCACCAGCCTGCAATATGATATACTCCAACAGATCACAGAAACTGAAAACAGGATCAATTTTTTACTTGGCCGTTACCCCCGGCATATAGACCGCAGCACACAGCCGTTTGATGAGGTAGTGCCCGCAACGATCCATACCGGGGTGCCTTCGCAGTTGCTGGCAAACAGGCCCGATATAAAGCAGGCCGAACTTGATCTTGCTGCCGCCAAGCTGGATGTAAAAGTTGCAAGGGCACAGTTTTACCCTTCTGTAGGTATCTCAGCAGGCATCGGTTACCAGGCTTTTAACCCGGCATACCTGGTTAAAACACCGGCATCGCTGCTGTATTCTCTTGCAGGAGATCTTATGGCCCCGCTGGTAAACAGGAATGCTATTAAAGCCACTTACAATAATGCCAATGCAAAACAGGTACAGGCTGCATACAATTACGAGCGTACCATTTTGAACGCTTATGTAGAAGTGGCCAACCAGGTGGCAAAGATCGATAACCTGCAAAAGAGCTACGACCTGAAAGCAAAACAGGTAAACGCGCTTTCGCAATCGATCAATATTTCGAATGACCTCTTTAAATCTGCAAGGGCCGATTACATGGAAGTGTTACTTACCCAGCGCGATGCACTGGAATCTAAATTTGAACTGATAGAAACAAAGAAGCAGCAGATGAATGCGATGGTAAACATTTACCGTGCATTAGGTGGTGGATGGAAATAGCTGTTGTTGATTATAGGTTTAGTTTGGTGTTGAATAGCCGGCTCGTCCGGCTATTTTTTATTGGCAGCCATAACGCTTACGCAATGGTGTTGAAAGAAAGGAACAATTAAATACCGGCATTTGAGCTTTGGTCATCTTCGTTGCGTCGCAATCCTTTCATCGTCCGGGTTATGAATGGAGCTGAAGCGATCCGTGTACAACACCAGGCCGGCATACAACAGGCTTTGAAGACAACAGGGTAAGCCAGGCCCGCGGACTGAAGCTGCATACAGTGCTGAACGCACAAGTGAGTGACACAACAGGTGCTGAGCTGTGTTGATTAGCCGGTCAACAAAGAAAATTTCAACATGGCGCAACTAAAAACGATTACACCATGACAAAACTTAGTGCTGTATGTATCAGCGAACCTGGTTTTTCAGCATAACGAAAATGAGTGTGCCAAGACAAACACCTAATGCAATAGCAAATGCCATAGGATTACCTGTTCTGTAGAACGGTTCTTCCATACTGTAAATAAGTCTTTTGCTTTCGCGGATAAATGAGCGGAGGAAGAGCTGCAGGTTGGTACCTGTAGCAATGATTTTTCTTACTAACATTGGATATTGGTTTTATTGGATTTGGATAACTATATAAATAACGAACTAATTATCCTGTTATTTCAATGCAAGATATTATACAATATACACGCATGCAAGCAACAGGCAATTATTTAAACTGCTTATAAGCTTTATGCATGTAATTGTTGAAAATACCTTTAAGACGGCTTAAGACAAAGGGTATTGTATAACGAAATGTAATAATATATTGATTTACCCTTTGAAAATTTGATGAAGGTTTAATCTCATTTTGGAAAACAAAATACAGCAGCAGGGCAAGCTTTATCAGCCGGCTATTAATTCTGCAGGATAGATCGAAATCTTTTCGCGTTCCGCAAAAACTTCAATATTCGTTACTTCGGTCTCTGTGCCAAGAACGACTACCAGCGTTTTCGCTATGCCTGGCCAGGTATCTCCAAACACAGCATTGCTAACAGTGAGAAATATAGTTCCGTTTTCATTGGCCAGTTGACGAAGCTTCGTGGTTACATCTTTAGGTCCATAAGTGGCTGCCAGTACAAAATGGCCCTGCGCCGGTATTGGTTCAGTTACCTGTTGGTAGATGCTGATGGTATCAGGGTTTATTTTCAACACTTCATGTTCCTTTGCTGCAGCTACCCTCAGCGGGCCATTATCGTAATTATACACCACTGTTAAAGATTTGATCTGGCCTTTCCAGCCATCGAGACCAATGATATCATTTTCAACAAGCAATTCGAGTGTTTCAACTTTACCTTTTGAAGTAAGGGATTGTATTTGCGTGGTTACTGTTTCCAGCCCGTAAACGGCAACGATGATGTTTAGTTTTCCTGAGTTAAATGTTTGCATGTAAAATAGTTTATGTTCTAGTAATACCGCAAAGTAAATCAATTCCTACTAATTTAATAGGAATTAAATTGTTAAAAGCAATTTTTTTTTGAAGTGTTGCAAACATTGCCACAACATGGCAGATTATTTTCTCAGATTTCTTTGATTACCATACAGGTTTTTATGGTACTTAATTTGACTTACCAAGCTTATTAATCAGCTAAATTGAACGGGTATGTACAACAGTGAATACGATTTAAAATTTGAGATGAATTTGAGCCTGGCAGATGTTTCTTCGCAAGTGAACATACAACCGCTTGACAACGGCGCATATGAATTAGAGATAGAATCAGATATACACTTCAACAAAGAAACAATTGAATCCAGCAAGTTTTTGCAGGCCGGGGTGGTATACAATAATACAAAGGTTTATATAAACGACCTGGATGATCTTTACCCGGAAATAGTGAGGGCTGTAAGCATAGCCATGTCATTGGGGTTGATCAACTATCCGCACCCGCAGTCTAACTGATTACGCTACAATAAACAGGCAGCTTTAATAGCTGCCTGTTTTTATTTTAAACGCTAATTGATTTGTTCGAAGCTGCTGGAATATTCATTAACCGGTTCGCCGGGATTTATACGTAGCCACTCTCCTTCCATTTTATAATAATACTTCCCGGTAAGATTGTTTTGTAATTCATCAGCCGAAGCATCCCGGTTTACGGTGGTAGTACCCCAACCATTGTAATGCGCCCAGCCTGCATAGAAAGTAAATGAGCCTTCGGTTGCAGTAGATCCTTCGTCAAACGCAATTGTGCCTGAAGCCTTTGTAGCAGATTGCATATACGCTGATTCTGCAACGTAATAAAACTCTGCATTTTTACCGTCTGCAGTAATCTTGAAGAACTTCCCGCTCTGCCATGCATTACCTACGTATTTACCTGTGTAAACATCTACCAGTTGAGTCATGGAAACAAAACCACTGGCCCAGTTACCGGTCAATCCCTGTGGTGCGGCTGTGGAAGGAGTATTAAAATCAGTTGCTGGTTTACTGCCATCCTTCTTGCAGGATGTTGCGCTGAATGCTACCAATAAAATTGTAGCTGCAAATAAATTTTTCATGGTGTTTTAAGTTTAACACCGCAAAACTACCATGCACTGAACAGCACGCCCAACCAGCCTTTCATGAAATGATTATTGTTTATTATGAGTTGATGAAACGACGCTTTATACCGTTTCGAAATCTTTAAAAAAGTGATAAAATGACTTACAGTTGTACACGCTTTAAAGACTTTGCTGATTCGTACAATGCCTTCATCACCACGTGATCTTTCAGGCCCTCCGCCCCCGGTGTATCAGGTTCTTTGTTATGCAATACGCAATCTGCCATATGGTTGATGAGCAGGGAAAATTGATTTTCACTGATCACATCCGGTACCGGAAATGGTTTTCCCTCAATAGCTGATATTTCGATATTTAGTCCATCATAAGAAAATGCGGGGTCCATACCAAACCAGGCATTGCCAGCAGTAAAACACCTGTAACGCTGCGTATTATGCACCCCATAGCTGGAACCACAGGTTGCCACGGTGCCGTCTGCAAAACCTAGCTGGAAAAGCATAGTCTCTTCTACTTCTTCAAATCGCTCATCACCGGGTGTGCTGTAGGTGTTAGCGGATACCCAGATAGGTTCTGCGCCTTTCAGGTAGCGAATAGTGTTTACGCAGTAGATACCAAGATCCATTAAAACCCCACCACCTGCCATTTCCCGTTTAAAACGCCATTGGGTGGGATCATCAATATTTTCAGAATTGAAAGCTTCGATGATTTTCACTTTGCCAAATACATCATTCTTCACCCATTCTTTTATTACTTTATGATGTGGCTCGTATTGTATGCGATAAGCCACCATCAGCTTTTTATCATACTTCTTACAGGCTTCAATCATGGCTCCGGCTTCTTCCACAGATGAGGCCATTGGTTTCTCACAAAGAATATGCTTGCCGGCCTTTGCTGCACGGATAGTGTATTCTTTATGCAACGCATTAGGTAATACAATGTACACAACATCCACATCTTCATTATCGGCGATGCGGTCGAAATCATCATACGAATAAAGACTGTCTTCCGGTATACCGTATTTTTCTGCCAGCGGTTTTATCTTTTCCAGGTCATCACTTACCAAAGCAGTTACCCGGGCAGCGGGA encodes the following:
- a CDS encoding efflux RND transporter permease subunit, which gives rise to MFNKFMKRPVLAIILSLVIMFMGVLAIKTLPISQFPSIAPPMVVVNVAYPGASAKVLVESVLIPMEKSINGAPGMKYMTSDATSAGEATIQVVFDLGTDPNQAMVSVKTRIEQVTNRLPVLVQREGLVVSYTSPNMLMYVNLYSTDPKADQKFLYNFAGVNIINELSRLSGVGSAKILGSRQYAMRIWLKPDRMRAYNVSTDEVMEALAEQSVIGSPGRLGQATGKRSQSLEYVLTYQGRYNSTDQYENVIIRSNPNGEILHLKDIAEVELGSEFYDIYSNLDGHPSAAITLKQTYGSNASDVIKEVKEKLEEIKKESFPPGMDYQISYDVSSFLDASIEKVIHTLAEAFILVALVVFIFLGDWRSTLIPTLAVPVSLIGAFIFMQLFGLTINLITLFALVLAIGIVVDNAIVVVEAVHTKMAEKHLSPYQASKEVLHEITGAIIAITLLMTAVFIPVAFMSGPVGIFYRQFSITMATSIVISGFVALTLTPVLCAMILKNTHGKPRRKTPVNRLIDGFNNWFERVTGRYTNFLQKIVDRRVVTWGLLIAFCVGIWVTSNTLPSGFIPNEDQGMIYAIIQTPPGSTLERTNDVAGDLQKIALKVDGVQSVSALAGYEVLTEGRGSNAGTCLINLKDWNDRKHSAVEIIEELEEKAKEIPGATIEFFQPPAVPGYGAAGGFSLRLLDKTNTDNDKEFEKVNNDFMAELKKRKELTGLFSFFATNYPQYELEIDNKAAMQKGVSIGKALDNLSILIGSTYELGFIKFGMFYKVYVQAAPEYRQLPDDILKLYVKNDRDEMVPYSSFLKIKKTQGMNEMTRFNMYPSAAINGAPASGYSSGEAIKAIQEVAEKTLPRGYGIDWLGLSKDEVSRGNEALYIFLIVLAFVYMVLAAQYESFLLPLAVILSLPVGVFGAFLLIKLMGLSNDIYAQVGLVMLVGLLGKNAVLIVEFAVQKRQHGATILEAAIEGAKTRFRPILMTSFAFIAGLIPLVFASGPGALGNRTIGASSAGGMLLGTVFGVIVVPGLYYIFAKLADGKHMIRDEDEVPLTEEIDHNV
- a CDS encoding TolC family protein, with translation MFKHTRNKYIAVAIVAVGFTACKIPAVVQKAENTTTPAVYNNTQDTADTTNAAQLKWPAFFTDPYLQTLIDTAIKNNQELNITLQEIAIARNEISARKGEYLPFAGIRAGAGIDKKARYTNLGAMEATTEIKPGKEMPDPLPDFMFGLSANWELDIWSKLHNAKKAAVTRYLSTQAGRNFVITNLVAEIANSYYELLALDNQLAIVKQNIDIQNNAFKIVKLQKEATRVTELAVRRFEAEVMYTTSLQYDILQQITETENRINFLLGRYPRHIDRSTQPFDEVVPATIHTGVPSQLLANRPDIKQAELDLAAAKLDVKVARAQFYPSVGISAGIGYQAFNPAYLVKTPASLLYSLAGDLMAPLVNRNAIKATYNNANAKQVQAAYNYERTILNAYVEVANQVAKIDNLQKSYDLKAKQVNALSQSINISNDLFKSARADYMEVLLTQRDALESKFELIETKKQQMNAMVNIYRALGGGWK
- a CDS encoding Gfo/Idh/MocA family protein, whose amino-acid sequence is MGEEITRPSTMTNKSQQPAVRQVGFAIIGIGELTESQLLPAFEHCPAARVTALVSDDLEKIKPLAEKYGIPEDSLYSYDDFDRIADNEDVDVVYIVLPNALHKEYTIRAAKAGKHILCEKPMASSVEEAGAMIEACKKYDKKLMVAYRIQYEPHHKVIKEWVKNDVFGKVKIIEAFNSENIDDPTQWRFKREMAGGGVLMDLGIYCVNTIRYLKGAEPIWVSANTYSTPGDERFEEVEETMLFQLGFADGTVATCGSSYGVHNTQRYRCFTAGNAWFGMDPAFSYDGLNIEISAIEGKPFPVPDVISENQFSLLINHMADCVLHNKEPDTPGAEGLKDHVVMKALYESAKSLKRVQL